Proteins encoded in a region of the Augochlora pura isolate Apur16 chromosome 4, APUR_v2.2.1, whole genome shotgun sequence genome:
- the LOC144469084 gene encoding uncharacterized protein LOC144469084: MSSAKFLVVFAGLIAVCSAGLIPAAVPAAVAAPIPAALTVGTYASSYNAHAINHAFAAPYITSPVVAHAAAPIAAPLASYAAPVASYAYSGYPTAALIAGRR; encoded by the exons GTTCTTG GTTGTCTTCGCCGGTTTGATCGCCGTCTGTTCTGCCGGTCTGATCCCAGCGGCAGTCCCAGCGGCTGTGGCGGCTCCGATTCCAGCGGCTTTGACCGTCGGAACTTATGCCAGTAGCTACAACGCTCATGCCATCAATCACGCTTTCGCCGCACCATACATCACCAGCCCAGTGGTTGCTCATGCAGCGGCACCCATCGCCGCTCCGCTTGCATCCTACGCCGCTCCGGTTGCATCCTACGCTTACTCTGGCTACCCAACAGCGGCACTGATCGCCGGCAGACGCTGA